The Hemicordylus capensis ecotype Gifberg chromosome 5, rHemCap1.1.pri, whole genome shotgun sequence nucleotide sequence ATTTTTTGCATCTCATTTGCTGTTCCAGGGTTCAATTCTGATATCAGATCTTCTGACAAATAAAATGACAGTGACCATATTCTGGGATGTGGAATCCAAATAATGCCTTGAGTTCTAGGGGGTGCTGTTAATTTTGATAATCCCAAATTAAACATGCTCACAGTCCTTTTAATACAGTATCCTTCCTCCAAGAGTAGCCAAATTTATAGCTAAAAATGACtaaaaaattactaaaagccatgCAATTTGAACCAGGCCTTCTCAGAGCCTAATTGGAAAAGTTGAGGAATACGACATAAATACTTTCAGGTCTGTGCAGAATAACATCTGAGAATATTCTAGGCCAAAGGAGGTGACATCCATGACAAGTTTGAGTCCCAGCATGGCCACAGGACTTTTGTCAAGCATTCTGCTGTGTTTACATCTCAAATAATATGTTCTTTGTTCACTCCACCACGTCCACCTTCAAAATAACAATGTCTGCTGACTATCTGACGAAATGTTGAGAGTTAAATGGGATCTACTAAACAGAGTTAAAGGATTTTGAGCTAATAAGATTGGGATGTCCAGGCAAAGAAGACGGCCGTGTTCCAAGTTCGAGTGGTGAAGAGGCAGGAAATAATTAAAGTTTGGCTAAATCTGGGCAAACTAGGGCAACTGCTGAGGGTCATAGGCCCTCAGGGGGCCCCACTGCCTATCCCTGACCACTCGTGTCCATAGTCTCCATGGTGACAGAATGACTCTCTCAGCCAAGGGAGCAGGGGcataattataatagggcaaggggagacagttgtctggggggggggcctccccccccgaggcaagtcacatgactgactccctcagctgagcacctgcccgggcttccttcagttgtattcatcccccgaaactgatgtgagtgttaagacctggagctaccagaacagcatgtcatgttctattgtggcatatatagatagatagatagatagatagatagatagatagatagatagatagatagatagatatagatatagatatagatatagatatagatatagatatagatatagatatagatatatatgctttttgttaccactattcagtctcatttaagatttctttatttcatgagctgagcttcagtgaggtggggggggggggcattttaaaatcttgtctctggtcccactccaaccttgctatacccctgcaaGGGAACTCTTCTGTCACTCTCCTGTCCCATATGGAAATGGGAGCTTTCCTCCAGAGGCCCCTACATCATCACAGGGGCCACTAGGATACACTCCTGGTAAATGGAGAGGGCACCTAGAGGAGAAAACAGACAGTGCAGTCCCAAGAAATTTGGCTGCTTGAAGTAAAAACACTGGGGCACCCCCTTCCTTTTCTACTCCCTTTCTTTTTCTATTAAACTTCACCCCCAATTTCTCCCTTCTGTTGtctcttctgctttctttgtTTTCTATTAAATCACAAATAAGAAATTACCAATTTCCATTAGAATCTCTCTCTACAAACATGTAGTAAAACTAAGTTCACCTACAAGTGAGAAAGTAAGCAAGAGTGACAAATACCCTCAAAATCCACTTTCTAAAGCGGCCCGCTTCACCTTACTTCATGGCAGAACATAACTCAATTGTTGCCTCAAAACACACcaatccacccacccccaacaacaTGAGCCTTGGGAGGGGGACATGTGGGAGGGACCCACAGAAGTTACATTGCTGAAGACCCTCTCAAGTCTGGCCCTTATTGCACCCATAACCAGAAATAAATCTGGATGGGGCTCCATTTCCTCCTAGCCCCACtcataaacacccccccccaaacatctACCAGAGTTTTGTGCTACAAGCCCCAAGTTTTGTGTCGCTTCGTTTCAGGGTGTAACTGGAATCTCAAATTGGGATGCCAAGGAAATGGTGCTTCTGGATGGCATATTCTGTACTTAAATGGTAAGAAGGTTAAGGTAACAATTAGTTTTCTATAGCAACTCCGCTGCAACTATTAAAGATGTAGACTTTTCTGTTGCTTCTTGCCACCAGTAAAACACTCTTCTACAGCAGTCTGAAATTAAGATAATCTTCCTTTTTTCAGTACCTAAGCAATTATTTGTCTCTAAAAAGAGAGATACCATTCATGTACCACGATGACTAGAAGCTGCATTGTGCGATCTGGAAGGGAATCTCTATTCCCTAATTTCAGCTGTTGAGGGAATGAACTGTGGTGACATAGTACTGAGGAAATTATACTTGTGTTTATTCATAAGCAACCTCTTTGTTGCCTCTTCACATGTTGAAGTCCAAGTCTTCAAAACTAAACACAGGTTCTAGAGCTGAGACTGTACATAAGCTCAGTGCAATCTTGGCTCAAATTAAGACAGATTTGATAATTACTGGAAAGTTCACACATTTCCAGTTTCTCAGACAGGCAAAGCAGTTCAGTGGGGTCcttccaaacaagatggaaatgctTCTCATGGGCACAGAGTCCCCATGGCTATATAGCCCATAACTATATATGGTTGGTGGGGAAATCcggttggagactgttgctctgcaaagcaaaatatattgtatggagttccacaaggctccatactgtctccagtgctctaacatctacatgaaactgctgggagagatcatcaggagatttggtgcagggtgttatcaatctGCTGAtaacaccaaaatctatttctccctatcaaccgCATCACAAAATGGCATAacttctttaaatgcctgcctggaggcggtattgggctggatgaggaataacaaactgaagttgaatccagataagatggaggtactgattatGTGGGGTCAAGACACAaaagatgatttagatctgcctgttctggatggggttacactcccccccccccgcaagatcaggtatgtagctttgGAGTGCTcatggatccaaaactctctctggtttctcaggttgaggcagtggccagaataactttttatcaactttgctGATAGGTCAGCTACACCCAtctctggaggtaaatgaccttaaaacaatagtacatatgctggtaacctccaggcttaactactggaatgtactctacatgggggtgcctttgtaagtagtccagaaactacaactggtacataatgcggcagccaagttggtttctggggcaacctGAAAGGACCATAtgacaccattttttaaaaaaaattgcactggcagctgctatgtttccaaatgaaatacaaagtatttatttatttatttgatttatataccacccctccaaaaatggctctgtgtGGTTATTActggtactggttattacctataaagctctgaacggcaTAGTCCAGGGTACATAAGAGAGCGCCTTacgaaccctgccgcctattaagatcatctgggggggtggggtacaGTTGTTgctagcttgtctggtggtgaggactcggggctgggccttctctgtggcttcctgaGGGCTTTGGATTgccctccctgtcaaaataagagcttctacatctctggttgctttttaaaaggcccttaagacacacctgttttctcaggcttttgattacaattcatttaaaattgtctatttgttttactctgtgaggttattttgttttattctgtgcattgtatttaactgtttttattctataGGAGTGCTTTAGATGTTTATGCTGACTGAATGTTTATCCATGTCCCACTGCTGCATTCAAGAAACCTAACTTGTACCAGTCAACATAATAATGTGTattaaataataattcaaagcccCTCAGAGTTCTGAATTATAGCTCTCCCTGGTCAAACTTACCCTGGGGGTCATGTGCATTGCGACATGTGCacgtgcaccaggcacttctgttcacttccggtccgaggaggcacggggtggcaagaaggtatgctcCTGCCCTGCTGGGCCATTGTAAAAGGCAGCGCCGGCAAGGGAAATGTGTCacgaagggtaagagcaccctccttaaAGATACCACCCCTTCAAACTGGCAGtctccagttccatgcacatccctaccacggGGCCGAAATGGAGGTGCCagcgttcagatgtaatgctggtgcctCGGAACTGGAGTTgggtggtgaaactccactcagACTGGAGGGTCAGAGTatagtttggcgagggaaaccatgggtcccttttcacccttaactccggtttcctCAGTTCAGATGTGCAGCttgggaaaccggaggtgaagggacctccggtttcctattaCATCCAAATTCGGCCAAAGGAACTAATTAAAGTACAGACCTGTCAAACAGATGAACCTGCACAGAGATTCCTGCCACTGTCAGTAAAATTGCCTCCATTtatttataaaggtaaagtgtaccgtcaagtcgatttcaactcctggcacccacagagccctgtggttgtcttcggtagaatacaagaagggtttaccattgcctcctcccgcgcagtatgagttgatgcctttcagcatcttcccatattgctgctgcccgatagagtagcagcagggattcaaatcagcaagcttctgcttgttagtcatcaagcatttccctgctgcgccacttaaggtggttccatttatttatacagtgctttaaaaaaattgtacaacaaccctgtaagatagGATAGTCAATGTCACATTTTGCAAATAGGAAACTGAAGCTGCAGATAAGCGACATTGTGATGACCTACAGCAATGAACAGTAAACTTGAACTTGCCTGTTCAGGAAGAGTAACATTCCTGAAGACATACATGGCAGAAGTGGGACCTGACCTCAGCTTTCCCAGACCAAAGTCCTGTAACTGTTGGATCTCGCAGTCCTTCCTTATCCCTGGctcattttgaaaaataaaataaaacaaacccacCTGCAGCATGAGCTCGTTCTTTCCCTTTCTGGAGCCCCCCCAAAAGcgacggggggcgggggcggggctgtGCTTTTGGCCCAAGCGCGCTCCGGGGCGCCCCCTAGAGGCGGAGCGGCGTGGTGGGGGCTCCTTCATAGGGTTTGCTCGCGGCAGAATCCCCAGGGCTCCCGCAAGGAGTGGCGGCCAGGCTGGAGAGCCCCCGTGCTGGCCACGGAATTCTTCAGCTGCTTGATGACtccgaagaggaggaggaaaagcaggaagaGCAAGATGAAGAAAAGCGCCAGGTAGAGGAGCAAGTTGAATTCCcactccatgctgtggctgcctgCTGGCTTCCCCGGGTTGCCATCAGTCACTTACAAGCAAGCCCTGCGCAGGTCCTCCGTCCCCTCCAGAAGATCGATGCATTCAGCCGCCCCCGGATCTCCTGGCTGGGCTGCCCGCCACATCTTCCTTGGGAAGGAGGCTGGGACCATCCGGAGGACAAGTCGAATGGCAGCGATCCGCCGAACTGATGAGACACACTCCGAATCAAAAACCAGCCAGCCACCGTCGCAATCGCAAACAGCTGCTGCCTGGAAAGGAATCCCCCGCGCCTGAAAGAGCTCAGTTTCCACTGgcacctgcccgcccgccccttgCTTCATTCAGTTTAAAATATATCGTTCCCCTTGCTCTGATGGCTCCCCTTGCTCTGATAAAGaataatggggcggggggaggcctcCTTGGATTAAAGATCAGACCACGAGGGTGGCTTGAtaaaggcgggggtgggtggggggtggacgactccagcagcaagaagatgCCTTGCTTCTTCATTCAGATTAAAATcgcgtgggggaggggggcagcccaAAGGAAGAAAGAGCTGCACCCTAGGAACTAATAGAGGAGCCATAGGAGAACTGTGATTTCTGGCTCGGAATGAGAGGGTTTCAATTACAGGGAGGAATGAAATCATTG carries:
- the SMIM43 gene encoding small integral membrane protein 43 encodes the protein MEWEFNLLLYLALFFILLFLLFLLLFGVIKQLKNSVASTGALQPGRHSLREPWGFCREQTL